From the Daucus carota subsp. sativus chromosome 8, DH1 v3.0, whole genome shotgun sequence genome, one window contains:
- the LOC135148223 gene encoding uncharacterized protein LOC135148223 isoform X4, with translation MSSRSRLWCDSCGSNRDTQTLDDGRACCSFCGKLLVEDNYSEEVTFAKDAGGQSRAQGTLNRLASGYSASRDRTLDGAYEDMQWMLSSVFNDDDSNVLRRARNFYRIALERNFTKGRPKHLVEAACLYVACRTSEPDPKPYLLIEFAEFLGRNVYELGAVYLTLVQQLSLQDVQSIQKAVDPSLFIHRFANRLLGQTDVNVETTALKIIASMKRDWMQTGRKPSGLCGAALYISAISHGYSYTKSHIVKVVHICEATLTKRLIEFENTESGSLTIDEFTQKAEKHEAELRSLGQTTTGIKSSDKSEVLCKHKGELTFAHGLCRECYAEFMNFSGGLDGESEPPAFQRAQHERMEKEYAEKNAVDSSCDHMAIQGQNSNYVKYDKRSEIPGESRDENLHSSEHVNAGGATKEVPIDDASYSKLQGADYISAESPASETLSDIEDLEITTFTLQRRCSTRRSSGKN, from the exons ATGAGTTCAAG GTCACGGTTGTGGTGCGACAGTTGTGGATCGAATCGTGATACCCAGACTCTTGATGATGGCAGAGC ATGCTGTAGTTTCTGTGGGAAACTTCTCGTTGAGGATAATTATTCGGAAGAAGTTACATTTGCTAAAGATGCCGGAGGACAG AGTCGAGCACAAGGAACACTGAATAGACTTGCCAGTGGTTACTCTGCTTCACGAGACAGGACATTAGACGGAG CTTATGAGGATATGCAATGGATGCTTTCATCAGTGTTCAATGATGATGACTCTAACGTACTTCGACGAGCAAGAAACTTCTATAGA ATAGCACTGGAGAGGAATTTCACAAAAGGACGTCCAAAGCATCTTGTTGAGGCAGCTTGTCTTTATGTTGCCTGTCG GACATCAGAGCCTGATCCTAAGCCGTATCTTCTAATTGAATTTGCAGAGTTCTTGGGTagaaatgt ATACGAGCTGGGTGCTGTATATTTGACGCTTGTTCAACAGTTAAGCCTTCAAGATGTTCAGTCTATTCAGAAAGCAGTTGATCCAAGTCTTTTCATTCATCGGTTTGCAAATA GGTTGTTAGGACAGACCGATGTCAATGTTGAAACGACTGCACTTAAAATTATTGCTAGCATGAAGCGTGACTGGATGCAG ACGGGAAGAAAACCGAGTGGGCTATGTGGCGCAGCATTATACATATCAGCAATTTCACATGGCTATAGTTATACTAAATCACACATT GTAAAAGTTGTTCACATCTGTGAAGCAACATTGACGAAGCGATTAATCGAGTTTGAAAATACAGAATCAGGAAGCCTGACG ATTGATGAGTTCACCCAAAAAGCAGAAAAACATGAAGCGGAGCTTAGGTCACTGGGCCAAACCACCACTGGCATCAAATCCTCCGATAAGAGTGAAGTTCTTTGTAAGCACAAGGGTGAACTGACTTTTGCTCATGGACTCTGTCGAGAATGTTATGCAGAA TTCATGAATTTTTCTGGAGGATTGGATGGAGAATCAGAACCTCCAGCTTTTCAGCGCGCACAACATGAAAGAATGGAGAAAGAGTATGCTGAGAAAAACGCTGTTGACTCGAGTTGTGATCACATGGCTATCCAGGGGCAGAACAGTAACTATGTAAAA TATGATAAAAGATCAGAGATCCCAGGGGAAAGTAGAGATGAAAATCTGCACTCTTCAGAGCATGTTAATGCTG GGGGTGCTACCAAGGAAGTGCCCATTGATGATGCTAGTTATAGCAAATTACAGGGTGCTGATTATATTAGTGCTGAATCACCTGCATCAGAAACCCTGTCTGATATTGAAGATCTTGAG